Proteins from one Microbacterium hatanonis genomic window:
- a CDS encoding amidohydrolase family protein, whose product MSAGWPGFDPAKVSMIDVHVHVSIDESGRTASPPALTEAMAAYFKSSEKPRTVDQTAEYYRARNTGAVVFTVDATTNLDHRPNSVDDLVAGARRNADVLIPFGSVDPLQGEAAVEEARRQAIELGVRGFKFHPSVQAFDPSDPAYIPLFAAIEELGLPILVHTGQTGAGAGLPGGWGFRLSLSNPMLLDDVAARHPHLPVIMAHPSVPWQDEAISIATHKANAWIDLSGWSPKYFPPALVRAARTYLKKKVLFGSDMPALTAERWLTDFALLEYPDDVRAMILKDNAVRLLGLAGE is encoded by the coding sequence ATGAGCGCGGGATGGCCGGGGTTCGACCCCGCGAAGGTGTCGATGATCGACGTGCACGTGCACGTGTCGATCGACGAGTCGGGACGGACGGCCTCGCCGCCCGCTCTGACCGAGGCGATGGCGGCCTACTTCAAGAGCAGCGAGAAGCCGCGCACCGTCGATCAGACGGCGGAGTACTACCGCGCCCGCAACACCGGCGCCGTGGTCTTCACGGTCGATGCGACCACCAACCTCGACCACCGACCGAACAGCGTCGACGACCTCGTCGCGGGTGCGCGCAGGAACGCCGACGTGCTGATCCCCTTCGGGAGCGTCGATCCGCTGCAGGGCGAGGCCGCCGTCGAGGAGGCGCGGCGGCAGGCCATCGAGCTGGGGGTGCGAGGGTTCAAGTTCCACCCGTCGGTGCAGGCGTTCGACCCCTCGGACCCCGCCTACATCCCCCTCTTCGCCGCGATCGAGGAGCTCGGTCTGCCGATCCTCGTGCACACCGGGCAGACCGGCGCGGGCGCGGGGCTTCCGGGCGGATGGGGCTTCCGGCTCAGCCTGTCGAACCCGATGCTCCTCGACGACGTCGCAGCGCGGCATCCTCACCTCCCGGTCATCATGGCGCACCCGAGCGTCCCGTGGCAGGACGAGGCGATCTCGATCGCGACCCACAAGGCGAACGCGTGGATCGACCTGTCGGGATGGTCGCCGAAGTACTTCCCGCCCGCACTCGTGCGCGCGGCGCGGACGTACCTGAAGAAGAAGGTGCTCTTCGGGTCGGATATGCCCGCGCTCACCGCCGAGCGCTGGCTGACCGACTTCGCGCTGCTGGAGTACCCCGACGACGTGCGCGCGATGATCCTGAAGGACAACGCGGTGAGGCTCCTGGGGCTCGCGGGTGAGTGA
- a CDS encoding AMP-binding protein, with the protein MTSAPHYSDLWQGIALAAPDRPAVISRDGTVTWSQLAAEAGALATHLVDRGLKVGDAAALLLYNRAEYLAFTWACLAVGVSPVAINYRYRAGEVRELVLDSEARSLLTTRSLGELAREAVTGLDVEIIEVDDGSPATPGALDYADVVATGGALPASAPRGAELRLYTGGTTGSPKAVVWDLDTLLVARRQSTWGLLGITPPEDLAEAVRIAVDPATPRIVTLPLTPLLHGTAQSTTMGTMALGGTVVLHAAARMDMEEAADLIAEYDVSRLIVAGDALALPLAETVERRGTGLPGVRWILSSGMRFSDDVKRRLHALGDLAIVDMLASSEGGPFAFGVTHGVDELPARLVLTPGAVLLDDDLAEIQADAGALGILAFRGILPKGYYRDPAKTAETFPTIRGNRYIMPGDWARARGDGSVELLGRLSAVVNTGGEKVFPAEVEEALLSHPTVDDAVVFGLPDRRFGEVVSAMVSPVPGREIDVEELRTYLDERLAGYKKPRHVFVRPSLERSMTGKVELARVKQDAERELAEAVR; encoded by the coding sequence ATGACGTCCGCTCCCCACTACAGCGATCTCTGGCAGGGCATCGCCCTCGCCGCCCCCGACCGCCCCGCCGTGATCAGCCGCGACGGCACGGTGACGTGGTCGCAGCTGGCGGCCGAGGCCGGAGCACTCGCGACGCACCTGGTCGATCGTGGCCTGAAGGTCGGAGACGCGGCGGCGCTCCTGCTGTACAACCGTGCCGAGTACCTCGCCTTCACGTGGGCGTGCCTCGCCGTCGGCGTCTCACCCGTGGCGATCAACTACCGCTACCGCGCCGGCGAGGTGCGCGAGCTCGTGCTCGACTCGGAGGCGCGAAGCCTCCTCACCACCCGCAGTCTGGGCGAACTCGCTCGCGAAGCCGTCACCGGCCTCGACGTCGAGATCATCGAGGTCGACGACGGCTCGCCCGCGACCCCCGGCGCGCTCGACTACGCCGATGTCGTCGCCACGGGTGGAGCGCTCCCCGCGAGCGCTCCTCGGGGAGCCGAGCTGCGGCTCTACACGGGCGGCACGACGGGATCGCCGAAGGCCGTCGTGTGGGATCTCGACACGCTGCTCGTCGCGCGACGGCAGTCGACGTGGGGCCTGCTCGGCATCACCCCTCCGGAGGATCTCGCCGAGGCGGTCCGCATCGCGGTGGACCCCGCCACCCCCCGGATCGTGACCCTGCCCCTGACGCCCCTCCTGCACGGCACGGCGCAATCGACGACGATGGGGACGATGGCGCTCGGCGGCACCGTCGTGCTGCATGCCGCCGCGCGCATGGACATGGAGGAGGCCGCCGACCTCATCGCGGAGTACGACGTCTCGCGCCTCATCGTGGCCGGCGACGCCCTCGCCCTGCCCCTGGCCGAGACCGTCGAGCGTCGCGGCACCGGCCTGCCCGGAGTGCGGTGGATCCTCAGCTCGGGCATGCGCTTCAGCGACGACGTCAAGCGGCGCCTGCACGCCCTGGGCGACCTGGCCATCGTCGACATGCTCGCCTCGAGCGAGGGCGGCCCGTTCGCGTTCGGCGTGACGCACGGTGTCGACGAGTTGCCCGCCCGACTCGTGCTCACCCCCGGCGCGGTCCTGCTCGACGACGACCTCGCCGAGATCCAGGCCGACGCCGGCGCTCTCGGAATCCTGGCCTTCCGCGGCATCCTTCCGAAGGGGTACTACCGCGATCCGGCGAAGACGGCCGAGACGTTCCCCACCATCCGCGGCAACCGCTACATCATGCCCGGCGACTGGGCCCGCGCCAGGGGCGACGGCTCGGTCGAGCTGCTCGGACGCCTCAGCGCCGTGGTGAACACCGGCGGCGAGAAGGTGTTCCCCGCCGAGGTCGAGGAGGCCCTCCTGTCGCACCCGACCGTCGACGACGCCGTCGTCTTCGGTCTGCCCGATCGCCGCTTCGGCGAGGTCGTGAGCGCCATGGTCTCCCCGGTGCCGGGGCGGGAGATCGACGTCGAGGAGCTGCGGACCTACCTCGACGAGCGTCTCGCCGGCTACAAGAAGCCCCGGCACGTCTTCGTGCGGCCGAGCCTGGAACGGTCGATGACCGGGAAGGTCGAGCTCGCCCGCGTCAAGCAGGACGCGGAGCGCGAGCTGGCGGAGGCGGTGCGATGA
- a CDS encoding SDR family NAD(P)-dependent oxidoreductase, whose product MSAVRLDGRVTIVTGAGRSLGRAYAIALADAGSAVVVNDVDAESADSTVAEIVERGGRAVSSIGAVGPAETADALVAAAVDTYGRLDALVANAGVLRDRVLWKMSDAEFDAVVSSHLRGTFTCGRAAATYLREQGEGGRLVLIGSPAGQFGSFGQTNYAAVKAGLVAMARTWSLELARAGITANAVVPTALSPMTATIPAYAELYERYLAGEPIPASFRHDNALGTPEDVAPLIVWLASADAGDVTGQAIGIGGDKLTLYSHPAELDAAYSDGGWDAAGIAETWRSTFAPQAQHSGPPVRKAVDA is encoded by the coding sequence ATGAGCGCCGTGCGCCTGGACGGGCGCGTCACCATCGTCACCGGCGCGGGGCGCAGCCTCGGGCGCGCCTACGCGATCGCCCTCGCCGACGCGGGGTCGGCCGTGGTCGTGAACGACGTCGACGCCGAGAGCGCGGACTCCACCGTCGCGGAGATCGTCGAGCGGGGCGGTCGCGCCGTCAGTTCGATCGGAGCGGTCGGACCCGCCGAGACCGCGGACGCCCTCGTCGCCGCGGCCGTCGACACCTACGGCCGGCTCGATGCGCTCGTCGCCAACGCGGGAGTCCTGCGCGACCGTGTGCTGTGGAAGATGTCGGATGCGGAGTTCGACGCGGTGGTCTCGAGCCACTTGCGCGGAACCTTCACCTGCGGGAGGGCCGCCGCGACGTACCTGCGCGAGCAGGGCGAGGGCGGACGCCTCGTGCTCATCGGGTCGCCCGCCGGCCAATTCGGCAGCTTCGGCCAGACGAACTACGCAGCGGTGAAAGCCGGACTGGTCGCGATGGCCCGCACCTGGTCGCTGGAGCTCGCCCGCGCCGGGATCACGGCCAACGCGGTAGTGCCGACGGCGCTCTCGCCCATGACGGCGACCATCCCGGCATACGCCGAGCTCTACGAGCGCTATCTCGCCGGCGAGCCCATCCCCGCCTCGTTCCGCCACGACAACGCGCTCGGGACTCCGGAGGACGTCGCCCCGCTGATCGTCTGGCTGGCCTCGGCCGACGCCGGCGACGTCACCGGTCAGGCGATCGGCATCGGCGGCGACAAGCTCACGCTGTACTCGCACCCCGCCGAACTCGACGCCGCATACTCCGACGGCGGGTGGGATGCGGCGGGGATCGCCGAGACGTGGCGGTCGACCTTCGCGCCGCAGGCTCAGCACTCCGGTCCGCCCGTGCGGAAGGCGGTCGACGCATGA
- a CDS encoding MaoC family dehydratase, giving the protein MTDTRTATPTTMAELPALAGAELGPSSWREVPQADIDTYAELTGDDNPIHVDEVRAASSPYGGRIAHGMLTLSMVVLHLREIYRVTDAGMGIVYGFNRIRFPNAVRSGARIRVRGTVSKVEEITGGYQVTLELVFETEGETKPVCVAELVLRHYR; this is encoded by the coding sequence ATGACAGACACACGCACGGCGACCCCCACGACGATGGCGGAGTTGCCCGCGCTGGCCGGAGCCGAACTCGGCCCGTCATCGTGGCGGGAGGTGCCGCAGGCCGACATCGACACCTACGCGGAGCTGACCGGAGACGACAACCCGATCCACGTCGACGAGGTGCGCGCCGCATCCTCCCCCTATGGCGGCCGGATCGCGCACGGGATGCTGACGCTGAGCATGGTGGTCCTCCACCTCCGCGAGATCTACCGCGTGACCGACGCCGGAATGGGCATCGTGTACGGGTTCAACCGCATCCGCTTCCCGAACGCGGTGCGCTCGGGCGCCCGCATCCGCGTCCGCGGCACGGTGTCGAAGGTCGAGGAGATCACCGGCGGATACCAGGTGACCCTCGAGCTGGTCTTCGAGACGGAGGGCGAGACGAAACCCGTCTGCGTCGCCGAGCTCGTCCTGAGGCACTACCGATGA
- a CDS encoding UGSC family (seleno)protein: MELLLDPTGTAENTQDDTLSPRPVSLRGLTIGLLDNTKPNSTMLLENIVAELREHYGAGESRLYTKDYFGTPVKKELLDQIVAECDVVITAVGDCGSCSAATVADGILFERAGIPTVAITSDSFLMSGRAMASVQGFPGFDFHAVQHPMASLSAPEVRERALVAVPEVVRILGLEG, encoded by the coding sequence ATGGAACTTCTGCTGGACCCTACGGGAACGGCTGAGAACACGCAGGACGACACCCTGTCGCCCAGGCCGGTGAGCCTCAGAGGCCTGACGATCGGCCTGCTCGACAACACCAAGCCCAACTCCACCATGCTGCTGGAGAACATCGTGGCCGAGCTCCGCGAGCACTACGGCGCCGGCGAATCCCGGCTCTACACGAAGGACTACTTCGGCACGCCCGTGAAGAAGGAGCTCCTCGACCAGATCGTGGCCGAGTGCGACGTGGTGATCACGGCCGTGGGCGACTGCGGCTCGTGCAGCGCGGCGACCGTCGCCGACGGCATCCTCTTCGAGCGGGCCGGCATCCCCACCGTGGCCATCACCTCCGATTCGTTCCTGATGTCGGGGCGGGCGATGGCCTCCGTCCAGGGGTTCCCCGGATTCGACTTCCACGCGGTGCAGCATCCGATGGCCAGCCTGTCGGCCCCGGAGGTGCGCGAGCGCGCACTCGTGGCCGTGCCCGAGGTCGTCCGCATCCTCGGTCTGGAGGGTTGA
- a CDS encoding ABC transporter substrate-binding protein yields MITAQTSTAPSRARRGIRATAALIAAGALALAGCSGGGGSSPSGSGGELKEMTVVTFLPLESFSFTPEMFAYSGGYFEKNGLDVDLQPVQGTAAAIQSLVGGATTITRASTVDVFPAMESGQPITAVGTMAYRSNLRVVSTTDDPIVDPEDMSGKTIGMGSIGGTSEKMLNLALDEAGVDQDSVTRQAVPVTAATLEVVRQKQLAGYIVSLDTSLAIEQQNDDAVIEQVGLVDQPDIQTWITTQSNLDNPERVEEIELFLTAIKEATQFVIDDAENDFDNVLQIMRDSGDWNFPALQDDDVARAALAEYVTGTWVDPDGSVSLLENDMDAWADTYEVYTKAGFVEGGQDPLQWITNDYLPAG; encoded by the coding sequence ATGATCACCGCACAGACCTCGACGGCCCCCTCCCGCGCACGGCGCGGCATCCGTGCCACGGCGGCCCTGATCGCGGCCGGAGCCCTCGCCCTCGCCGGTTGCTCGGGCGGAGGGGGATCGAGCCCCTCCGGTTCCGGCGGCGAGCTGAAGGAGATGACGGTCGTCACCTTCCTGCCGCTGGAATCGTTCAGCTTCACGCCGGAGATGTTCGCCTACTCGGGCGGCTACTTCGAGAAGAACGGACTCGACGTCGACCTGCAGCCCGTGCAGGGCACGGCCGCCGCGATCCAGTCGCTCGTGGGCGGGGCGACCACCATCACCCGCGCCAGCACGGTGGACGTCTTCCCCGCCATGGAGAGCGGTCAGCCGATCACCGCGGTGGGCACCATGGCCTACCGGTCGAACCTGCGGGTCGTCTCGACGACCGACGACCCGATCGTCGATCCCGAGGACATGTCGGGGAAGACCATCGGCATGGGCTCGATCGGCGGCACGAGCGAGAAGATGCTGAACCTCGCGCTCGACGAGGCGGGCGTTGACCAGGACTCGGTCACCCGCCAGGCCGTCCCCGTCACCGCCGCCACCCTCGAGGTCGTGCGCCAGAAGCAGCTCGCGGGCTACATCGTCAGCCTCGACACGTCGCTCGCGATCGAGCAGCAGAACGACGACGCGGTCATCGAGCAGGTCGGCCTCGTCGACCAGCCCGACATCCAGACATGGATCACCACGCAGTCGAACCTCGACAACCCGGAGCGGGTCGAGGAGATCGAGCTGTTCCTCACCGCGATCAAGGAAGCCACCCAGTTCGTCATCGACGACGCGGAGAACGACTTCGACAACGTGCTGCAGATCATGCGCGACAGCGGCGACTGGAACTTCCCCGCGCTGCAGGACGACGACGTCGCGCGGGCGGCGCTCGCCGAGTACGTGACCGGCACCTGGGTCGACCCCGACGGAAGCGTCTCGCTCCTCGAGAACGACATGGACGCGTGGGCGGACACCTACGAGGTGTACACGAAGGCCGGCTTCGTCGAGGGCGGGCAGGACCCGCTCCAGTGGATCACGAACGACTACCTCCCCGCCGGCTGA
- a CDS encoding ABC transporter ATP-binding protein, with amino-acid sequence MRNDTLDNTTAATGGATAVPSLHIQGVGRDFHTKNGTTHAVSGVDLSIQRGEFVALIGRSGCGKTTLLRMIGGLLPPTAGTIAVDGKELWRDGRVDSSAVTKLGFVFQESNLFPWFSVLDNIALPLKIRGVGKTERRRRASELAELVGLAGFEKSYPRELSGGMRQRAAIARALSTKPDLLLMDEPFGALDALTRERMNLELQRIVLETNSTVVFVTHDIPEAVFLADRVVHMTPRPGRIRQILPADFPKPRSVDLQTMPEFNDIVRALRHDLDEEH; translated from the coding sequence ATGAGAAACGACACGCTCGACAACACCACGGCCGCCACCGGCGGAGCCACCGCCGTCCCCAGCCTGCACATCCAGGGCGTCGGACGCGACTTCCACACCAAGAACGGCACGACCCACGCCGTGTCGGGGGTCGACCTGTCGATCCAACGAGGGGAGTTCGTCGCCCTCATTGGGCGCTCCGGATGCGGCAAGACCACGCTCCTGCGCATGATCGGCGGTCTGCTGCCACCGACGGCGGGCACGATCGCCGTCGACGGGAAGGAGCTGTGGCGCGACGGTCGCGTCGACAGCTCCGCGGTGACGAAGCTCGGCTTCGTCTTCCAGGAGAGCAATCTCTTCCCGTGGTTCTCGGTGCTCGACAACATCGCCCTGCCGCTCAAGATCCGCGGCGTCGGCAAGACGGAGCGACGGCGCCGGGCGAGCGAGCTGGCCGAGCTGGTCGGTCTCGCCGGATTCGAGAAGTCCTACCCGCGCGAGCTCTCCGGAGGCATGCGCCAGCGCGCGGCCATCGCGCGTGCGCTGAGCACGAAGCCCGACCTGCTGCTGATGGACGAGCCGTTCGGAGCGCTCGACGCCCTGACGCGTGAGCGTATGAACCTCGAGCTGCAGCGCATCGTGCTGGAGACGAACTCGACGGTGGTGTTCGTCACCCACGACATCCCCGAGGCGGTCTTCCTCGCCGACCGCGTCGTCCACATGACGCCGCGTCCCGGACGCATCCGTCAGATCCTCCCCGCGGACTTCCCCAAGCCCCGCTCGGTGGATCTGCAGACCATGCCCGAGTTCAACGACATCGTGCGGGCCCTCCGCCACGACCTCGACGAGGAGCACTGA
- a CDS encoding ABC transporter permease has translation MPKPRIMKLLPWIVTPALIIVIIAVWQILVTSLEVNPLVFPPPLAVGEALVILLGDGGTWEEVGVTVLEIIVGFAIAVVSGIIVGVVLGKLPWLEVSIRPLIVAAQVAPKVAFIPLFVIWFGFGITSKVLLAALLAFFPVMLNVLLGVRSVEQGQREVMRSISASRAQTFLQLEMRSLQPYLFAGMEVAIVLATIGAIVGEYLGGSVGLGAMVVRAMSSLDAARTFALIILLSLIGLVLYLIVNEAKRFVIPWHESVYGLREATA, from the coding sequence ATGCCCAAGCCCCGGATCATGAAGCTGCTGCCGTGGATCGTCACGCCGGCCCTCATCATCGTCATCATCGCCGTCTGGCAGATCCTCGTGACCTCCCTCGAGGTGAATCCGCTGGTCTTCCCGCCGCCGCTCGCCGTCGGCGAGGCCCTCGTCATCCTCCTGGGCGACGGCGGCACGTGGGAAGAGGTCGGCGTGACCGTCCTCGAGATCATCGTCGGGTTCGCGATCGCCGTCGTCAGCGGGATCATCGTCGGCGTGGTGCTCGGCAAGCTCCCGTGGCTCGAGGTCAGCATCCGTCCCCTCATCGTCGCGGCCCAGGTCGCTCCGAAGGTCGCCTTCATCCCGCTCTTCGTGATCTGGTTCGGCTTCGGCATCACCTCGAAGGTGCTGCTCGCAGCGCTCCTCGCCTTCTTCCCCGTCATGCTGAACGTGCTGCTGGGCGTCCGCTCGGTCGAGCAGGGGCAGCGCGAGGTGATGCGCAGCATCAGCGCGAGCCGCGCGCAGACCTTCCTCCAGCTGGAGATGCGCAGCCTTCAGCCGTACCTCTTCGCCGGGATGGAGGTCGCGATCGTGCTCGCGACGATCGGTGCGATCGTGGGAGAGTACCTCGGCGGCAGCGTGGGGCTCGGGGCGATGGTGGTGAGGGCGATGAGCTCTCTGGATGCGGCGAGGACGTTCGCACTCATCATCCTGCTCTCGCTCATCGGGCTCGTGCTCTATCTGATCGTCAACGAGGCCAAGCGCTTCGTGATCCCCTGGCACGAGTCGGTCTACGGCCTGCGCGAAGCGACGGCCTGA
- a CDS encoding aconitase X — MFLTDEEKGMRDGAEGGAVAAAMDLLIRYGEALGAERLCETRNVAGTMTQPSPAKAKLVEEGGWAKSFAVINLDCDDDIEIPRMKVPTCQLQHGFGKDASGLTSYPEQSIVLQGDAESYFSERGVNILATCTPYQVGNIPVRGEHCAWMESSAVVYCNSVLGARTNCEGGASTGAAGLTGRIPYWGNHLPENRFGTHHLVAGVPVDDFQEWGMLGYFVGDAVQEGRPVITGELVNPDLADLKHFGAATATAGGVEIYHIPGVTPEATSLEAAFGGAAVPEPLVYGEAERRLVYETLNDQGESTDVDFILLGCPHASLDQLERVARRLEGRRIHSDTELWVMTPAAIRTMADRSGYTRAIERAGGRVLTDSCPAMSKAAPDGTRVMATDSAKQVHYLPAILGIEGWFGTLEECVDAAITGTWRGELSR; from the coding sequence GTGTTCCTCACCGACGAGGAGAAGGGCATGCGCGACGGGGCCGAGGGCGGAGCGGTCGCCGCGGCGATGGATCTGCTGATCCGCTACGGCGAAGCCCTCGGCGCGGAGCGGCTGTGCGAGACGCGCAACGTCGCGGGCACGATGACCCAGCCCTCGCCGGCCAAGGCGAAGCTCGTGGAGGAGGGCGGCTGGGCGAAGTCGTTCGCGGTCATCAACCTCGACTGCGACGACGACATCGAGATCCCCCGCATGAAGGTGCCGACGTGCCAACTGCAGCACGGCTTCGGCAAGGACGCGTCGGGACTCACGTCGTATCCCGAGCAGTCGATCGTGCTGCAGGGCGACGCCGAGTCGTACTTCAGCGAGCGCGGTGTCAACATCCTCGCCACCTGCACTCCGTATCAGGTGGGCAACATCCCGGTGCGGGGCGAGCACTGCGCCTGGATGGAGTCGTCGGCGGTGGTCTACTGCAACTCCGTGCTCGGGGCCCGGACGAACTGCGAAGGGGGCGCCTCCACGGGCGCCGCCGGGCTGACCGGCCGCATCCCCTACTGGGGGAACCACCTCCCCGAGAACCGCTTCGGCACGCACCATCTCGTCGCGGGCGTGCCCGTCGACGACTTCCAGGAGTGGGGGATGCTGGGGTACTTCGTCGGCGATGCGGTGCAGGAGGGGCGACCCGTGATCACGGGCGAGCTCGTGAACCCCGACCTGGCCGACCTGAAGCACTTCGGGGCGGCGACGGCCACCGCCGGCGGCGTCGAGATCTACCACATCCCCGGCGTCACGCCCGAGGCGACGTCGCTCGAGGCCGCCTTCGGCGGTGCGGCCGTCCCGGAACCCCTCGTCTACGGCGAGGCCGAACGCCGCCTGGTCTACGAGACCCTCAACGACCAGGGGGAGTCGACCGACGTCGACTTCATCCTCCTCGGGTGCCCGCATGCCTCGCTCGACCAGCTCGAGCGCGTCGCCCGACGCCTCGAGGGCCGCCGCATCCACTCCGACACCGAGCTGTGGGTGATGACGCCGGCGGCGATCCGCACCATGGCCGATCGCAGCGGCTACACCCGGGCGATCGAGCGGGCCGGCGGTCGCGTCCTCACCGACTCGTGCCCGGCCATGTCGAAGGCCGCCCCCGACGGAACCCGCGTGATGGCGACCGACTCGGCCAAGCAGGTGCACTACCTGCCGGCCATCCTGGGCATCGAGGGCTGGTTCGGCACCCTGGAGGAGTGCGTGGATGCGGCGATCACCGGCACCTGGCGAGGCGAGCTCTCGCGATGA
- a CDS encoding aconitase X swivel domain-containing protein — protein MTAPDETFTGRAIVAGITEGEALVSTETISGFGGIDPSKGTVIEPRHELFGVCFTDKVLVFPGAKGSSGWSGFFQSTRLMGTAPRAMVFNVMTTKAVLGAIVTRVPSVVECTPDPVAAIRTGDWVRVDGDRGVVTILRRAA, from the coding sequence ATGACCGCTCCCGACGAGACCTTCACCGGTCGAGCGATCGTCGCCGGCATCACCGAGGGCGAGGCCCTCGTCTCGACCGAGACGATCTCGGGGTTCGGCGGGATCGACCCCTCGAAGGGCACTGTCATCGAGCCGCGACACGAGCTGTTCGGCGTCTGCTTCACCGACAAGGTGCTCGTCTTCCCCGGCGCGAAGGGCTCGTCGGGCTGGTCGGGGTTCTTCCAGAGCACCCGCCTCATGGGCACGGCGCCGCGCGCGATGGTCTTCAACGTCATGACCACGAAGGCCGTGCTGGGCGCGATCGTCACCCGTGTTCCGAGCGTGGTCGAGTGCACCCCCGACCCCGTGGCCGCGATCCGCACCGGCGACTGGGTGCGCGTGGACGGCGACCGCGGCGTCGTGACGATCCTGCGTCGAGCCGCTTAG
- a CDS encoding SRPBCC family protein, with product MRSHHVSRVIAASPVSVYEFARDVENLPRWAAGLAQSEVVRDGDALIVESPMGRVRVRFVERNTLGVLDHDVTLPSGTVVTNPVRVLAHPEGAEVIFTVRQIELDDAEFARDIEMVVADLARLEREVVAQA from the coding sequence ATGAGGAGCCACCACGTCAGCCGCGTCATCGCCGCATCTCCCGTTTCGGTGTACGAGTTCGCCCGCGACGTCGAGAACCTCCCGCGATGGGCGGCCGGTCTCGCGCAATCCGAGGTCGTGCGAGACGGCGACGCGTTGATCGTCGAATCTCCCATGGGTCGGGTGAGGGTCCGTTTCGTCGAGAGGAACACCCTCGGCGTCCTGGATCACGACGTGACGCTGCCGTCCGGAACCGTGGTGACGAACCCCGTCCGGGTGCTCGCGCACCCGGAGGGGGCCGAGGTGATCTTCACCGTCCGCCAGATCGAGCTCGACGACGCGGAGTTCGCTCGCGATATCGAGATGGTCGTCGCCGACCTGGCACGTCTCGAGCGCGAGGTCGTCGCGCAGGCGTGA
- a CDS encoding FAD-dependent oxidoreductase, translated as MTSSTIHLPARAVPVIGEYDVVVIGGGPAGLLAATAAARAGMSTLLVERYGFLGGAGTMGGLSTFCGLHARVFGEDRLVVHGFVDELLDRLTALDGLNTPHLTIENRIMAVSFDISAYKIAADELVLAAGAELLFHATAVDVVMADETTIDAVVLESKSGRSAVRARFFIDGSGDADIAAWSGAPYERSPELLFPSLMFRINGVHPEEAGEAWKTIRRLMEEAEAAGTHSFPRKKPIVRPQRNPLEWRSNLTQLHNDDGSAVDGTDVRQLTHGEIQGRQQVKETFAFIRERTPGFQDSYVVDIAPQIGIRETRRIVGGYQLTQDDVLGNADFDDTIGVNGWPVEAHVAGDVEFRFAPEGSRGFHQLPYRMIVPQQVGNLLVVGRSASMTQGGQSSGRVTGPCFAMGQAAGTAAALALSGGTDAAGIDVAALQAQLATDGAYLGTDLTVAV; from the coding sequence ATGACCTCCTCCACCATCCACCTTCCCGCGCGCGCGGTCCCCGTGATCGGCGAGTACGACGTGGTCGTGATCGGGGGCGGGCCCGCGGGTCTTCTCGCGGCGACCGCCGCCGCTCGAGCCGGCATGTCGACGTTGCTCGTCGAGCGCTACGGCTTCCTCGGAGGTGCGGGCACGATGGGCGGGCTCAGTACGTTCTGCGGTCTGCACGCCCGCGTCTTCGGGGAGGACCGCCTCGTCGTCCACGGATTCGTCGACGAGCTGCTCGACCGCCTCACCGCTCTCGACGGGTTGAACACCCCTCACCTGACGATCGAGAACCGCATCATGGCGGTGTCGTTCGACATCTCGGCGTACAAGATCGCCGCCGACGAACTCGTGCTGGCGGCGGGGGCCGAGCTGCTGTTCCACGCGACCGCGGTCGACGTCGTCATGGCCGACGAGACCACGATCGACGCCGTCGTGCTGGAGTCAAAATCTGGCCGGAGCGCCGTCCGCGCCCGCTTCTTCATCGACGGATCGGGCGACGCCGATATCGCCGCCTGGTCGGGGGCTCCCTACGAGCGCTCCCCCGAGCTGCTCTTCCCGTCGCTGATGTTCCGCATCAACGGTGTGCATCCCGAAGAGGCGGGCGAGGCGTGGAAGACCATCCGCCGGCTCATGGAGGAGGCCGAGGCGGCGGGGACCCATTCGTTCCCGCGCAAGAAGCCGATCGTGCGTCCGCAGCGCAACCCCCTGGAGTGGAGGTCGAACCTCACCCAGCTCCACAACGATGACGGCAGCGCCGTCGACGGCACCGATGTGCGCCAGCTCACCCATGGCGAGATCCAGGGGCGCCAGCAGGTGAAGGAGACGTTCGCCTTCATCCGCGAGCGCACCCCCGGTTTCCAGGACTCGTACGTCGTCGACATCGCGCCCCAGATCGGCATCCGCGAGACGCGTCGCATCGTCGGCGGCTACCAGCTGACCCAGGACGACGTGCTCGGCAACGCCGACTTCGACGACACGATCGGCGTCAACGGCTGGCCCGTCGAGGCGCACGTCGCCGGAGACGTCGAGTTCCGCTTCGCCCCCGAAGGAAGCCGCGGATTCCACCAGCTGCCGTACCGCATGATCGTGCCGCAGCAGGTGGGCAACCTGCTCGTGGTGGGTCGGTCGGCGTCGATGACGCAGGGCGGTCAGTCGTCGGGCCGGGTCACCGGGCCGTGTTTCGCGATGGGCCAGGCGGCCGGCACGGCCGCCGCGCTCGCCCTGTCGGGTGGGACGGATGCTGCGGGCATCGATGTCGCGGCGCTCCAGGCGCAGCTCGCGACCGACGGCGCCTATCTCGGCACCGACCTCACCGTCGCCGTCTAG